A genomic window from Cricetulus griseus strain 17A/GY chromosome 4, alternate assembly CriGri-PICRH-1.0, whole genome shotgun sequence includes:
- the LOC100771168 gene encoding olfactory receptor 150, producing MLQGNISRVTEFILAGLTEKPEFQLPLFVLFLGIYVVTVVGNLGMITLIQFSSHLHTPMYVFLSSLSFIDFCHSTVITPKMLVNFVTQKNIISYPECMTQLYCFLVFGIAECHMLAAMAYDRYVAICNPLLYNAMMSYQVCFWMIFGVYCMAFIGATTHTVCMLRVHFCKLDVINHYFCDLFPLLELSCSDTFINEVVVLCFSVFNIFVPTLTILSSYIFIIASILQIKSTEGRSKAFGTCSSHISAVAIFFGSLAFMYLQPSSVNSMDQGKVSSVFYTIVVPMMNPLIYSVRNKDVKVALNKFLERKCFL from the coding sequence ATGTTACAAGGAAATATTTCCAGAGTGACTGAATTCATTCTTGCTGGGTTAACAGAAAAACCAGAGTTCCAGCTGCCCCTCTTCGTCCTCTTTTTAGGAATCTATGTGGTCACAGTTGTGGGAAATCTGGGTATGATCACCCTGATACAATTCAGTTCTCACTTACACACGCCCATGTATGTCTTCCTCAGCAGTCTGTCCTTCATTGACTTCTGCCATTCCACTGTCATTACCCCCAAAATGCTAGTGAACTTTGTGACACAGAAGAACATCATCTCCTATCCTGAATGCATGACTCAGCTCTACTGTTTCCTTGTTTTTGGTATTGCAGAGTGTCACATGTTGGCAGCAATGGCATATGACCGTTATGTTGCCATCTGTAACCCATTGCTTTACAATGCTATGATGTCCTACCAAGTCTGTTTCTGGATGATATTTGGGGTATATTGTATGGCTTTTATTGGTGCCACAACTCACACAGTCTGCATGCTAAGAGTACATTTCTGTAAGTTGGATGTAATAAACCATTACTTCTGTGATCTTTTTCCACTATTGGAGCTCTCTTGTTCTGACACTTTTATTAATGAAGTAGTAGTTCTGTGTTTCAGTGTTTTTAACATCTTTGTTCCAACTCTGACTATCCTAAGCTCTTACATCTTTATCATTGCTAGCATCCTTCAGATTAAATCCACTGAAGGCAGGTCCAAAGCCTTTGGCACCTGCAGTTCACACATATCAGCTGTTGCTATCTTCTTTGGTTCCCTTGCATTCATGTACCTACAACCATCGTCAGTCAACTCCATGGACCAAGGGAAAGTGTCTTCTGTATTTTATACAATTGTTGTACCTATGATGAACCCCTTGATCTACAGTGTGAGGAATAAAGATGTCAAAGTTGCTCTAAATAAGTtccttgaaagaaaatgtttcttatgA